From the genome of Symbiobacterium terraclitae, one region includes:
- a CDS encoding YerC/YecD family TrpR-related protein, which yields MPINEKLRDELTDKLFEAMLTLKTVEEYYRFFEDIATIGEIKALAQRLEVAKMLDAGMTYEDIVAATGASTATISRVKKCLNYGADGYRIVLERTKQKQQS from the coding sequence ATGCCGATCAACGAGAAGCTCCGCGATGAACTGACTGATAAGCTTTTTGAGGCGATGCTCACCCTGAAAACAGTCGAGGAATACTATCGCTTCTTCGAGGACATCGCAACCATCGGGGAGATCAAGGCTTTGGCGCAGCGACTCGAGGTGGCCAAGATGCTGGACGCGGGCATGACCTATGAGGATATCGTTGCGGCCACGGGCGCCAGCACGGCCACGATCAGCCGCGTGAAGAAGTGTCTCAACTACGGGGCTGACGGGTACCGCATCGTCCTGGAGCGGACCAAGCAGAAGCAGCAGAGCTGA
- a CDS encoding nitric-oxide reductase large subunit, whose amino-acid sequence MAARTGTAPNRLLKHVLLLTLLLAFTVMIGGGAWIFKSRAPIPDRIVGPDGTVLTTAEQILGGQAVYQKYGLMDYGTVLGHGSYLGPDYTAEALHIMTRSLQDHYAAAEYGTTYAELDEARRAAVSALVKAELKQNRYDESTGTLTFSAAQAEALEAVREHYRAYFADGDPLAALPPGLIQEAHLPATDRQWVAEGDQVAQIADFFAWTAWLSAANRPGENYSYTNNWPYAPESGNEAGYPAVFWSTVSVTLLIAGLALILWLQRRYQLEMEPAYRTFPRYDLSKLAVTPGQRRLGKYVLVVTLLFLVQSLLGGLLAHYYAEGSTFFGFDLTRLLPFNIAKGWHLQLAIFWIATGWLTMGLYTAPAIAGEEPKGQPVLIDVLFWALVAVVGGSLIGEWLGVKGYLGNNWWLLGHQGWEYLELGRIWQILLVAGLGLWVFILWRGLRRPLDAESDRGGLKHLLLYTSVAIPAFYVFAFFIQPDTHITYADYWRWWIIHLWVEGIFEVFAVVIIGYLMVSLKLVTERSTVRALYFQLTILLGSGIIGTGHHYYWIGAPEMWIGLGAVFSALEVVPLTLLMVEAWEQYKIAREGGVDFPYRGTFWFLVAVAFWNLFGAGMLGFLINLPIVNYFQHGSWLTPAHGHGALMGVYGMLAIALVLYVLRNIIKPEKWSDRAVALSFWGLNIGLMGMLAVTLIPVGFLQLAESFTNGFHAARAISFYRQPVVNTLMWLRALPDTVFLVPGILPLIWLAARGLFNLRSVQPATGDAVEVDLATDAAD is encoded by the coding sequence ATGGCTGCGCGCACAGGTACGGCACCCAACCGGCTTCTCAAGCACGTCCTGCTCCTGACCCTGCTCCTGGCCTTCACCGTGATGATCGGGGGCGGCGCCTGGATCTTCAAGTCCCGCGCCCCGATCCCCGACCGCATCGTCGGGCCGGACGGCACCGTCCTGACGACGGCTGAACAGATCCTGGGCGGACAGGCCGTCTACCAGAAATACGGCCTCATGGACTACGGCACGGTGTTGGGGCACGGCTCCTACCTGGGCCCCGACTACACGGCCGAGGCCCTGCACATCATGACCCGGTCGCTGCAGGACCACTACGCGGCGGCCGAGTACGGCACGACCTACGCCGAGCTGGACGAAGCCCGCCGGGCGGCGGTTTCGGCCCTCGTTAAGGCCGAGCTGAAGCAGAACCGGTACGACGAGTCCACCGGCACCCTGACCTTCAGCGCGGCGCAGGCGGAAGCCCTCGAGGCGGTGCGGGAGCACTACCGCGCCTACTTCGCGGACGGCGACCCGCTCGCCGCCCTCCCGCCGGGCCTCATCCAGGAGGCGCACCTGCCCGCGACCGACCGACAGTGGGTGGCCGAGGGCGACCAGGTTGCGCAGATCGCCGACTTCTTCGCCTGGACCGCCTGGCTCTCGGCAGCCAACCGTCCCGGTGAGAACTACTCGTACACCAACAACTGGCCGTACGCCCCCGAGTCGGGCAACGAGGCCGGCTACCCGGCGGTGTTCTGGTCAACCGTCTCGGTCACGCTGCTCATCGCCGGCCTGGCCCTGATCCTCTGGCTGCAGCGGCGCTACCAGCTCGAGATGGAGCCGGCCTACCGGACGTTTCCCCGCTACGACCTGAGCAAGCTGGCCGTGACCCCGGGCCAGCGGCGGCTGGGCAAGTACGTGCTGGTGGTGACGCTGCTCTTCCTGGTGCAGAGCCTGCTCGGCGGCCTGCTGGCGCACTACTACGCTGAGGGCAGCACCTTCTTCGGCTTCGACCTGACCAGGCTGCTCCCGTTCAACATCGCCAAGGGCTGGCACCTGCAGCTGGCCATTTTCTGGATCGCGACCGGCTGGCTCACCATGGGCCTCTACACCGCACCCGCCATCGCCGGGGAGGAGCCGAAGGGCCAGCCCGTGCTGATCGACGTCCTCTTCTGGGCGCTGGTGGCCGTCGTCGGCGGCTCGCTCATCGGCGAGTGGCTGGGCGTGAAGGGCTATCTCGGCAACAACTGGTGGCTGCTGGGCCACCAGGGCTGGGAGTACCTCGAGCTGGGCCGCATCTGGCAGATCCTGCTGGTCGCCGGCCTCGGCCTCTGGGTCTTCATCCTCTGGCGGGGCCTTCGCCGGCCGCTGGACGCCGAGTCCGACAGGGGCGGCCTGAAGCACCTCCTCCTCTACACCTCTGTGGCTATCCCGGCCTTCTACGTGTTCGCGTTCTTCATCCAGCCCGACACCCACATCACCTATGCCGACTACTGGCGCTGGTGGATCATCCACCTCTGGGTGGAGGGGATCTTCGAGGTCTTCGCCGTCGTCATCATCGGCTACCTGATGGTCTCGCTGAAGCTGGTGACCGAGCGTTCCACCGTGCGCGCCCTCTACTTCCAGCTGACGATCCTGCTGGGCTCCGGCATCATCGGCACCGGCCACCACTACTACTGGATCGGGGCGCCCGAGATGTGGATCGGCCTGGGCGCCGTCTTCAGCGCCCTGGAGGTCGTGCCGCTGACCCTGCTGATGGTGGAGGCGTGGGAGCAGTACAAGATCGCCCGGGAGGGCGGTGTCGACTTCCCCTACCGCGGCACGTTCTGGTTCCTGGTGGCCGTGGCCTTCTGGAACCTCTTCGGCGCAGGCATGTTGGGCTTCCTGATCAACCTGCCCATCGTCAACTACTTCCAGCACGGCTCCTGGCTCACGCCGGCGCACGGCCACGGCGCCCTGATGGGCGTCTACGGCATGCTGGCCATCGCCCTGGTGCTCTACGTGCTGCGCAACATCATCAAGCCCGAGAAGTGGAGCGACCGGGCCGTGGCCCTCTCCTTCTGGGGCCTGAACATCGGCCTGATGGGCATGCTGGCGGTCACGCTGATCCCCGTGGGCTTCCTGCAGCTGGCGGAGTCGTTCACCAACGGATTCCACGCCGCCCGCGCCATCAGCTTCTACCGCCAGCCGGTCGTCAACACCCTGATGTGGCTGCGGGCGCTGCCTGACACCGTCTTCCTGGTCCCCGGCATCCTCCCGCTGATCTGGCTGGCCGCGCGCGGCCTCTTCAATCTGCGGTCCGTGCAGCCGGCCACCGGCGACGCGGTCGAGGTCGACCTGGCCACCGACGCGGCGGACTGA
- a CDS encoding SIMPL domain-containing protein yields MKRGLVAALLAGLLVIGIASFVPGPNPVQAAEAAASERTITVTGRGQLDVKPDTAVVSLGVTELRSTPMEAYSALNASITKIADALKGMGIKEDQIQTSVFNLSAEYDWTQDRGRQLVGYRATNTLTVTTQELDKVANLIQAAVEAGANDLNGVSFSVKDSDKLLEEALKLAVGDARAKANLVAGELGARVARVKSVSIQDQGTSLVKARAEMALDGMAAAAPVPVFGGTSTFSATVSVTFELE; encoded by the coding sequence ATGAAGCGTGGGTTGGTTGCAGCACTACTCGCCGGTCTCCTGGTCATCGGCATCGCCTCCTTCGTGCCCGGCCCGAACCCGGTGCAGGCCGCTGAGGCCGCGGCTTCAGAGCGGACGATCACCGTCACGGGTCGGGGCCAGCTGGATGTGAAGCCCGATACCGCCGTGGTCTCGCTGGGCGTGACCGAGCTGCGGAGCACGCCCATGGAGGCGTACAGCGCCCTGAACGCCAGCATCACCAAGATCGCCGATGCGTTGAAGGGCATGGGGATCAAGGAGGACCAGATTCAGACCAGTGTCTTCAACCTGAGCGCCGAGTATGACTGGACCCAGGACAGGGGCCGGCAGCTGGTGGGCTACCGGGCGACCAACACCCTCACCGTCACCACCCAGGAACTGGACAAGGTGGCCAACCTGATCCAGGCCGCCGTGGAGGCCGGCGCCAACGACCTGAACGGCGTCAGCTTCTCGGTGAAGGACTCCGACAAGCTCCTGGAGGAGGCGTTGAAGCTGGCCGTGGGCGACGCCAGGGCCAAGGCGAACCTGGTGGCCGGCGAGCTGGGCGCCAGGGTGGCGCGGGTGAAGTCGGTCTCCATCCAGGACCAGGGCACCTCGCTGGTCAAGGCCCGGGCCGAGATGGCACTGGACGGCATGGCCGCCGCGGCGCCTGTGCCCGTCTTCGGCGGCACCTCGACGTTCTCGGCCACGGTTTCGGTTACTTTCGAGCTGGAGTAG